A window of Fragaria vesca subsp. vesca linkage group LG7, FraVesHawaii_1.0, whole genome shotgun sequence contains these coding sequences:
- the LOC101293528 gene encoding abscisic acid receptor PYL8-like: MRVIGRPEVLLLLLLWRVIAERRNIAKVRFKNREQVKERRRRRKMNGNNKNGGGGGASEYIRRHHRHELKDHQCSSTLVRHIKAPVHLVWSLVRRFDQPQKYKPFVSRCVVQGNLEIGSLREVDVKSGLPATTSTERLELLDDDEHLLSIKIIGGDHRLRNYSSIISLHPEIVDGRPGTVVIESFVVDVPEGNTKDETCYFVEALIQCNLKSLCDVSERLAVQDHTEPIDRL, encoded by the exons ATGAGGGTGATAGGGAGGCCTGAGGTGCTTCTTCTTCTTCTTCTATGGCG TGTGATCGCAGAGCGCAGGAACATAGCTAAAGTTCGATTCA AGAATAGAGAGCAAGTGAAAGAAAGAAGAAGAAGAAGAAAGATGAATGGGAATAATAAGAATGGAGGAGGAGGAGGTGCGAGTGAGTACATTAGGAGGCACCATAGGCATGAGCTGAAGGATCATCAGTGTAGCTCTACGCTCGTCAGGCACATCAAAGCGCCTGTTCATCTT GTTTGGTCATTGGTAAGACGGTTTGATCAACCCCAAAAGTACAAGCCATTCGTGAGCAGGTGTGTTGTGCAGGGAAATCTTGAGATTGGGAGTCTCAGAGAAGTTGATGTTAAGTCTGGGCTTCCTGCCACCACTAGTACTGAGAGGTTGGAACTTCTTGATGACGACGAGCATCTTCTTAGCATTAAAATAATTGGTGGAGATCACAGACTTAGG AACTACTCTTCAATCATTTCCCTCCATCCAGAAATCGTTGATGGAAGACCAGGGACTGTGGTGATCGAGTCATTTGTAGTTGATGTGCCTGAGGGGAACACCAAGGATGAAACCTGCTACTTTGTTGAAGCTTTGATTCAATGCAATCTCAAATCACTTTGTGATGTCTCAGAGAGGCTTGCAGTGCAGGACCACACTGAACCAATAGATCGGCTCTGA
- the LOC101293239 gene encoding polypyrimidine tract-binding protein homolog 2-like, with amino-acid sequence MASVSSQPQFRYTQPPSKVLHLRNLPWECTEEELIELGKPFGQVVNTKCNVGANRNQAFIEFAELNQAITMISYYASSSEPAQVRGKTVYLQYSNRQEIVNNKTAADVAGNVLLVTIEGEDARLVSIDVLHLVFSAFGFVHKITTFEKTAGFQALVQFSDAQIATDAKNSLDGRNIPSYLLPDNLGPCSLRITYSGHTDLSVKFQSHRSRDYTNPYLPVAPSAIDGNGQISVGLDGKKQEPESNVLLASIENMQYAVTLDVLHMVFSAFGPVQKIAMFDKNGGVQALIQYPDVQTAVVAKEALEGHCIYDGGFCKLHVSYSRHTDLSIKVNNDRSRDYTLPTVPMVNSQPSILGQQPVHMMNPAAPQYSGGAQFAPTGQAMMPQPSAGWVPTVPAVPSQPMPMQMPNQPYMPSGTVPSQMGPGMMPGGAQHPNLPPYHNGHVQ; translated from the exons ATGGCTTCAGTGTCCAGTCAGCCACAGTTCCGATACACTCAGCCACCATCCAAGGTACTCCATTTGAGGAACTTGCCGTGGGAGTGTACAGAGGAGGAACTGATTGAACTGGGGAAGCCATTTGGTCAAGTTGTGAACACAAAGTGCAATGTTGGAGCAAACCGGAATCAAGCTTTTATTGAATTT GCAGAGTTGAATCAAGCTATTACAATGATATCATATTATGCCTCATCATCAGAACCGGCTCAAGTTAGGGGGAAAACTGTCTACCTACAGTACTCCAATAGGCAAGAAATAGTGAACAACAAAACTGCTGCAGATGTTGCTGGAAATGTACTCTTGGTAACAATTGAAGGTGAAGATGCACGGCTTGTCAGTATAGATGTTTTACACCTG GTATTTTCAGCTTTTGGGTTTGTGCATAAGATAACAACTTTTGAGAAGACAGCGGGATTTCAG GCACTGGTCCAATTTTCAGATGCACAAATTGCCACGGATGCAAAAAATTCACTGGATGGAAGAAACATCCCTAG CTATCTGCTCCCTGATAATCTGGGACCTTGTAGTCTCAGGATAACATATTCTGGACACACAGATTTGAGTGTGAAATTTCAGAGTCATCGAAGCAG GGACTACACTAATCCCTACCTTCCTGTTGCTCCATCAGCCATTGATGGAAATGGTCAG ATAAGTGTGGGTTTGGATGGTAAGAAGCAAGAACCTGAGAGTAACGTGCTTCTTGCATCCATCGAGAACATGCAGTATGCTGTTACCTTGGACGTTCTGCACATG GTCTTCTCTGCTTTTGGGCCTGTCCAAAAGATCGCCATGTTTGATAAGAACGGGGGAGTTCAGGCTTTGATTCAGTATCCTG ATGTTCAGACAGCTGTTGTTGCAAAGGAAGCCTTGGAGGGGCATTGCATTTATGATGGAGGGTTTTGCAAGCTTCACGTCTCGTATTCACGTCATACTGATCTCAGCATAAAG GTAAACAATGATAGGAGCAGAGACTATACACTTCCTACCGTTCCAATGGTGAACTCACAACCCTCGATTCTAGGACAACAGCCAGTTCACATGATGAACCCAGCTGCTCCTCAATACAGTGGTGGTGCACAATTTGCTCCTACAGGTCAGGCTATGATGCCTCAACCTTCAGCAGGGTGGGTACCTACAGTTCCAGCAGTTCCTTCTCAGCCCATGCCGATGCAGATGCCTAATCAACCTTACATGCCATCTGGAACAGTACCCTCCCAAATGGGTCCTGGCATGATGCCGGGTGGCGCGCAGCACCCGAATTTGCCCCCATATCACAATGGTCATGTGCAATAG